In one window of Carassius carassius chromosome 38, fCarCar2.1, whole genome shotgun sequence DNA:
- the LOC132119437 gene encoding uncharacterized protein LOC132119437, with protein MRNLYKTSASQYDPLGFILPFTTRAKTLIQDLWKHNLSWDDPIEPLHLREKWSTWIAELSSITKLQFPRPYAPGKSDTPSTVRELHVFCDASERVYGSVAYLQVTDESDEVYVTFVLARSRVAPRKCLSMPRLELCAALSGAQMAKVIQTEHTIPIHQVTYWTDSTTVLHWLKSESCRYKVFVGSRVAEIQTLTDVSRWWYVDSARNPADHITRGLTLAELACPHQWRSGPSFLTQPQNKWPALPSSEPEPDLSEMKRASFVGAITVVPSPVPLDFSQFRTWKELLQATVESCDGAANSDNSSEAPRYIQAEKLLLAQAQLDSFPEELRALKAGQFISTDSRLRSLAPEYDKDTGLIRVGGRLRRIETLPPDVIHPIVLDPQHQVTKLLIQDIDQQLNHPGAERVLAELCRRYWVLRGREAVRRHQHFCQDCQFWHSKPQNPKMADLPPCRLRLFKPPFFSTGVDCFVPFQVKIGRRQEKRWGILYKCLTTRCLHLDLLEHLDTDAFLLSLRRFIARRGKPFEILCDNGTNFTGGSHELRESFSQMTPELQTQLAKQQIQFRYIPPSAPHFGGTWEREVKSVKTALRVILREQSVPESVLQTLLVEVEGILNSKALGYVSSDIADPDPVTPNMLLMGRRDASLPQVLYDSNELLGKRRWRHSQVLADQFWTAFIRSYLPELQGRQKWTSDGKGLAVGQVVLLIDHQLPRALWPVGTVTETYAGADKRIRTAKVKVKDKMYLRPVVKLIPLPPKRDEDKDTLDGLS; from the coding sequence ATGAGGAACCTGTATAAGACTTCGGCAAGCCAATATGACCCCTTGGGGTTCATCCTACCCTTCACCACGAGGGCAAAGACTCTGATCCAGGATCTCTGGAAACACAACCTAAGCTGGGATGACCCTATTGAACCCTTACATCTGCGTGAGAAATGGTCCACATGGATTGCAGAGCTTTCCAGTATCACCAAACTACAATTCCCTCGACCTTATGCTCCTGGCAAGTCTGACACTCCGTCCACTGTCAGAGAGTTACATGTCTTTTGCGACGCCTCGGAGAGGGTATATGGATCTGTCGCCTACCTTCAGGTCACCGACGAGAGTGATGAAGTTTATGTCACCTTTGTCCTAGCCCGATCTAGAGTGGCCCCTCGGAAATGTCTATCTATGCCCCGTCTGGAGTTGTGCGCGGCGCTCTCTGGAGCTCAGATGGCCAAAGTTATACAGACTGAACATACCATTCCCATACACCAAGTCACATACTGGACTGATTCAACCACGGTGCTGCATTGGTTAAAATCAGAATCTTGTCGATACAAAGTCTTTGTGGGGTCCAGAGTAGCCGAGATCCAGACTTTGACAGATGTTTCCAGATGGTGGTATGTTGACTCTGCTAGAAATCCTGCTGACCACATCACCAGGGGTCTTACCTTAGCGGAACTAGCTTGCCCTCACCAGTGGAGATCCGGTCCTTCCTTCCTGACTCAACCACAGAATAAGTGGCCAGCATTACCCAGTTCAGAGCCTGAACCAGACCTGAGTGAGATGAAAAGAGCATCCTTTGTTGGAGCAATCACAGTTGTTCCCAGTCCAGTGCCTTTAGACTTCAGTCAATTCAGAACCTGGAAGGAGCTACTTCAAGCAACTGTGGAGTCCTGTGATGGGGCGGCCAACTCTGACAACTCTTCTGAAGCCCCAAGGTATATACAGGCAGAGAAGCTCCTCTTAGCACAGGCACAGCTTGATTCATTTCCAGAAGAATTGCGGGCTTTGAAAGCTGGACAATTCATCTCGACAGACAGCCGATTGAGGTCTCTCGCCCCAGAATATGACAAAGATACTGGTCTTATCAGAGTGGGAGGACGACTTCGTCGTATTGAAACCCTGCCTCCTGATGTCATTCACCCTATTGTTCTAGACCCTCAACATCAGGTCACAAAGTTGCTCATCCAAGACATAGATCAACAGCTCAATCATCCTGGTGCAGAACGAGTACTAGCGGAGCTATGCCGTCGATACTGGGTGCTTAGAGGCCGTGAAGCTGTGCGCAGACACCAACATTTCTGTCAGGATTGCCAATTTTGGCACTCCAAGCCACAGAACCCAAAGATGGCTGACCTTCCACCCTGCAGGCTACGTCTGTTCAAGCCACCATTCTTCTCCACTGGCGTAgactgcttcgtgccctttcagGTGAAGATAGGTCGACGTCAAGAAAAGAGATGGGGGATCTTATATAAGTGCTTGACGACCAGATGTTTACATCTTGATCTCCTTGAACACCTAGACACAGACGCCTTTCTCCTGTCTTTACGACGCTTTATAGCCCGCAGAGGGAAGCCCTTTGAGATATTATGTGACAACGGCACCAACTTCACTGGAGGCAGTCATGAGTTAAGAGAATCCTTTAGTCAAATGACACCTGAACTTCAGACACAACTGGCTAAACAGCAGATCCAGTTTCGCTATATCCCACCGAGCGCCCCTCACTTTGGCGGTACATGGGAGCGAGAGGTGAAGTCAGTTAAGACTGCTTTGCGAGTCATTTTACGGGAACAATCCGTGCCTGAATCTGTGCTGCAAACATTACTAGTGGAAGTAGAGGGCATACTCAATTCCAAGGCACTTGGCTATGTTTCATCTGACATTGCAGACCCGGACCCTGTGACCCCGAACATGTTACTCATGGGACGCCGTGATGCCTCCTTACCACAAGTCCTTTATGACTCCAATGAGCTCTTGGGCAAACGCAGGTGGCGACATAGCCAGGTATTGGCTGATCAGTTCTGGACTGCTTTCATACGCAGCTACCTACCAGAACTACAGGGCAGACAGAAATGGACATCGGATGGCAAAGGGTTGGCAGTAGGACAGGTGGTGCTCCTAATTGACCATCAACTCCCACGAGCACTATGGCCTGTGGGTACCGTGACAGAGACCTATGCAGGAGCAGACAAGAGGATTCGGACAGCTAAAGTCAAAGTCAAGGACAAAATGTATCTGCGGCCTGTTGTGAAACTGATTCCACTTCCTCCAAAGAGGGATGAGGATAAAGACACTTTGGATGGCCTTTCTTAA